The stretch of DNA ACTTGCATTCATTTGTAATCTCAATTGATTGGTAACTGCTGCTACAGATGAAGCATTTAGCAAAGAACCTATTAACAAAGCAGGCACTTTAGATGCAATCCAAGTACAAAATGCACCATTGAGTGAGGTAAGTACATACTTTTTATTTGTATGTTCTTCATTAAAGGATACAGGTGATAATGTAGGTTTCCCTGCTTTTGCTGCCTCTGCTCTTCCTAAAATATATTCGGCACTGATTTTTTGTGCGTAATCATTTCCATCTATATTAGGAGGATAGGGATAAATTACTGCACCATAATTTAAAGCTGATACAACCGTTGATGAGAAACTAAGGACATCAACAATAATGATGATGTCACCACGCTCAGCTGCCTCTCTAGCACCACGTCTGCCCCATTCCACACGACAAGTGTAAGGAGATTGATCAAACATGCAACTACCACCACCCTTATGTAAAAATATATTGATTAGGAAAGCCTTACCTCAAGTTGAAGTAAGGCTTAAACTATTACTCAATAATTAACATATCATTCTCATCAAATTTCCAGCTCTGTGCATAGGCAACTTCCCAATAGTACCCATCTGGATCTGAAAAATATCCGCTATAGCCTCCCCAAAATACCTTTTGTGGAAATTTTACAATCCTTCCTCCGGCTTGTTCAACAATCTCAAAAATTTGGTCAACCTCTTCCGCGGATTTTGCATTGAATGCGAGAGTAATTCCTGAAAAACCTTTGCCAGCAGGAGGATCGTTTTCATTGATATCCTTCGCTAGCTCATCTAATGGATACAATGCAAGTTTTGTACCACCATTTTTAAAGAAAACAATTCCTGGATTCTCATCTGTTACAGATGTTTCAAATCCTAGGGCACAATAAAATTCTAGAGACTGCAAGATATTTTTTACACCTAAAGTAATTAAGTTGATTCTGTTCATATTGAATCCTCCCGTTCTACTCCATAATAAATATTTAATATTTCATTAATCATTCTTTCTTTGCTATCTTCCATATCAAAGCTTTCATTCGTAAATTCGCCGCTGCAATTATCTTTTGTTAACCGAAAGCCTGTATAAATCAAATCCACAACTTCAACTTCAGATGTTGAATATCCACCAGTTCCAAATAAACTCACACATTTCTTAGATATCGGCGTTCGATTTCCCTTTGCATCTACATAATAATATTTATCTGTTACTGAACCATAATCCATATCGGGAGTAGAAGTAGCAAAATAGCCTTTATTATTAATCCTATGGACTTCGTACCCCTTTTCGGTTTCAACCTTCTGTGCTCCGTTGATATTGTAGAAAACAAACACATCGCCTTCATATCCTTCAGGAATCAAGTAAATATCGTTTGTTTTATTACTTTGGCTGGCTAGGAAGAGTGTGATAGAAGTTAAAGTACCTACTATTAAAATACTTAAGAGAATTTTTAGAAAGTGAGAAAATCGGCTTAGCTTTCCTAGTAAAACATATGAGAAGTAACACAATAGACATAAAACTACCAATATAGGAGTTATGGTAAACAAATTGTATAAAAAGCTCTCCCCAATTGAGAAATAATAGGTATCAGGGTCTCTTTTAGCAGATGGTGTATAGCTAAACAAAGAAAATATAAGTGTAATTACAGACGATAGACTCACAGATGTAAGACTAACTTTTAGGATTCTCATTTATAAAAATTCCCCCTAAAAACCATAAAGTTATATATTCATCATATTATCCACATAATCCTTCCTTTAAAAAGAAAATGCTTTACCCCTCTTAGAAGTAAAGCACCATCCTTATAATTCATCTAATATGTTTTGACTCTTAGGATTTTCGGTAAAGGTCAAGACCTCTTCAACAGGTTGATAGGATTCACCATAAAAATGTTGATCCTTGTAGGTATGAATCTTATCATATGTTTTTCTCATCGCTTCAAATATCAGCTCTTCAGCCTCTTTATTTGGTGCCCAGTAGAGGATTTCCATTTTATTAATCTCATTTGTGGCTAGCGACCGTCTTTCATATCCGATTGAGTTTGCGTGTTCAAAACCTTCACGTTTATAAAAATGAAGCCTTTTTCCACTATCACTGTCTTCATAGTTAATAGGTTCCACTTCCAGAATAATAGGCTTACCTTTTTTCCTCATTTTTTCGATAAGTTTATGACCTAGCCCCTGCCCTCGTGCATTTTTTGATACAAACAGATAATCAATAAAGACAAAATCATCTAACTCCGCATACATCAACACATGATTCGGACCTTCATCCTTATGATAGATATCGGAACGCTCTTTCAGCAACGTTTCCATATGCTCTCTTGACTTCATTTCTTCAACAGGAAAATATTGATTTAACTTCTCATACCAATGCATTCTGCTGCTCCTCTACTAAGTGTCTTAATGAGGAAAGTATGTGTGGATTTTCCATTTTTCATACTAAAAAAGGTTTATTTTAAAATCAGAAGGTCTAAAAATTCTTGCTCTGGTTTCATCAATTTTATACCCTTTTCAGATTGTAGATACATTCCTTTATCGCCTTCATAAAGGACATTTATTTTTATATCAGCATACTCTATTACCAATGTATTTTTTCGGCTTTCTACCTCTTTATTCCAATCCATCGCTTCGTTAATGGAACTGGAGATTTGTTCGATCACTGATTTATCTGTTATTTTCGTACAGTTTTGATTAGCAGCACTTTGATAGATACATATACTTTCTGGGGCTGAATGGATCCAATTCGTTGAATGGATGATATCCGTTTTATCAAACATGACCTCTGTTTGGTTCTCAGTTTCATTATATTGAGCAGAAATCCATAACTCACCTTCAAAACCATCTTTTCTCCAACGAGTCCTAAACCCACTCCAATCATTTTCAGCATGTTTATCGTCTAGTGCCGATTCCACATGTGCCAATTCCCACCCTAGATAAGGAAGTTCCTCCATATAAAAATAAAATATATTTCTCCAGTGATCATCCTTCATAATATATTGGTGTTCCGTCGGTTCTAAGCCATCGAATAAAGGTATATCAATATGTTCCTCAGGAATAATTGACATCCCTTGATATGTTTCGTCTGTTAGTTTTTGAATCGAATACCCACTAATAATAAGAAGGATTACAACAACCCCTATTATTCTCCAGTTTTTCTTGCTCATAGTTCCCCCATTTTTCATGAATCTTTATCTCTAAATCATCTAACGTTTTATTGATAATATTCTACAAACTTCCACAAAATTCCTTCTTATTCTCATATGACTGTAGAATAAAAAAGGATTGACATTGAAGACAATCCTTCCTTAATCACTCTTTGATAGGATACTATCGTTCTTATAACTTTTAGGGAGAATAAAAGACTTTTGTCCCAAATAAGTATTAAACTATTCAAAACACCGAATGATTCAGACTGCCACCAGCGATTCCTTGCTTGGCCTGTCCGAATGTCCCCCTGATTCAGACTTCCATTGTCGATTTCTTCTTTGCCCAGTCCGAATCGATTCCTATTTTCCTATTGAAAATCCTTGAAATAGTCGTCCGCCAAATGGTTGTAGGCTATCATCAACCATTGTAATAATTTTATTTTTATCTCCCGTTTTATAAAAAATATCAAATGCCTCTACAAACTGACATGCAAACGTTTCATCATAATTCCTTAATGCACGTACTATCCATTTAGAAGTACCAATCCATTGTCGATTCGTTCTCAATACAAATTCGCTAACTAATTCAGCAAGTGTATTGGCAATAAATATATCTTCTGCTCTATTAGTACTGCCTATAAAATCATCAAGTGTATCTGTAATAAAATAACGTTTAATTTTGATGGTTCCAGCTGACCACTCTTCTGGCCCCTGATCTAATAACTCTTTAGCCTTCTGTTTAATTGGACCAATGATTTCATTACCTTTTATGACAATACCCTCCGAAACCATTTTAGGCAATGAAGGTCTGGCCCTTTCGCAATCACTTTTAAAAAAGTCCTTATAAGATGTTAAATTATGTACAAAAATCTCTATATTCCAACCATATTCAATCACTGACTCTCTATATGCAGATTTGAGATTACTGTCAAATATCACAATATCAAGGTCAGATGTTTCTGTGGCTTCACCTCGAACGACACTCCCGGCCAATAGGGCTCCAAGACAATTCGGGAAATGGTTTAAGGTAAACAGTTTGGCTGCGTTGTAAGCTTCCATTCTACTAATCTTCCTCACCTCAATTCCTTATAGTTCTTTTTATATAAAATTCACAGTTTTCAGATGGGTTATATCTCCCTCTAACACAACTTTTAATTCATTTTCATGCATTTCTACAATAGTAAGACTTGTGTCATGGATATAGGGTGGGTCCCATAAGGTTTCAATGGGTGAATTCTTAAAAAATGTAAATAAACACTTGATTACTACAGAGTGAGTAACAATTAATATATTTCCAGATTTATATTCTTTTTTGATTCGATTTAAAACCTGAATAGCTCTTGCTCGTGTTTCTTCGAACGTTTCTCCTCCATCAATTGTAAATTGATGGGGTGTGTTCCAGAATGACTCAAACTCTGTTTGATACATTTCTTTAATGGATGAATGTGTTTTTCCCTCCCACTCACCCAGTTTAATTTCCCTTAGATTCTCATCGTAAATGACAGGAATATCTCTATCACCGCAAATTAAATTAGTAGTAGCCTTTGTCCTGCCACTAGGACTTGAAAAAATAGCAGCAAACTCTGTTTCTTTTAATCTTTCACCTAATGATACAGCATTTTTTATACCATTTTCTGTTAGATTTGAATCCAACCATCCTTGCATTCTTTTTTCTCTGTTCCACTCGGTTTCACCATGTCGTGTTATGTATAGCGTTAACATAAAATCTCACCTACAGCTTCAATTATTTTCATTTTTGTTTCCATTAACTTCGTTTCAACTTCAATAATAACGTCATCTTCTGAATAGAAATCAGCAAATGATTGACCATTATATCTAGGTACAACGTGCATGTGATAATGAGTTAATTCATTAAAAACCCCGCCATTTTGGCAGATAGTTATACCATCCGGATGATAAAGTTTCTTTATTGCCTTTGATAAAAGAATAGATGCCTTCATAATTGAATTTGCTGTTGTTTCGTCAAGTTCTTCTACGTCATATACATGTTTTTTAGGCAAAATCATAATGTGACCTTCATTGAATGGCTCATGATCTAAGAAACAACATACATGCTCATCTTCAAAAACAACATGAACAGGTAGATGTTTATTTGCCAAATTACATCCTAAACATTCCATTTTGACACAACCTTTTATTTTAATAATTCTACTTTAACAAAAAAAAGGCCGGCATCATCGACCTTTATAAAATATTTTGGAGTGCATCTAAAATAGATATGATAAATTGGTAAATCAACGTGAATAGTTGTGAAAAGAAATCAAACAAGGAATCCAGCATAACAATCATCCTTCCATAACATCCTGTCATAGTTTATGCAAACTAGGACAAGTATGAAACGGATAAACGTGTACTTTCTTTATAATACAAAAGAAATAATGCTCTGGCTGATACTAACAATGAGAATACTTTGACCAAAACCACTAATGATACCTGTTGTTAACCTGAGTGGATTATTACTCATTCGAATTTGCCTTTTTTGAGTCCATCCATCCAAAACCATAGGAAGATTTAATACAATCCCCAGCCAAAGTGGAATATACAATTCAAATATTAAGAATAAGGGAAAAAATAAATACCCCAATAATATACCCGTGCACCGTGCACATAATGGCAGCGTATGCCCTTTTATGGTTAGACTTCTAGACTTCATCCGATGACAAGGTACAATATCTGTTAGCCACCTTAATTTAATTACAATTTGGTCCGCAGTCACAATCTGGTCCCCCATCACAATCAGATTTACCGTCACAATCCGGAGTGCAGTCAAAGGTCGGGCAATCTGGAGTACAATCATACTTCTTCTTTTTTCGATACTTTTTACTTCCATAATAAAAAAGGATAAACACGAGCAATAAAATACCTGCTACCGTACCAATAATGCCAAATACCATTTCACCATTTAGTAAAAATGAGGTACCAACCACAAATGAAATAATCATAGTTGTTAGCAACAGAAAAAACATCTTCTTCACCTTTTTCTCGATTAAATTCTCTTAGTCTTATAGATTATTATTCCTTCAATTCATCTACCCCTATCAATCTTAAAAACTCCATACATTAGCCCCATAAAAAATTCCAATATTAATTTATATTCAACCTGAGATGGCTATAACCTTTTTCTAATGAAAGAAAAAGGGAACAGCTCCTTTACGCTGCTCCCTTAACGAATCTAAAATTCAGGTAGTCGATCAAGATTGTTTTCTTTTATCCCATCTGGTTCGCTTCGAATGATATCTCTTCCGTATTTATGAAAAACATCTACATGTGCGATTTGTCCTGATTTTGCTTCTGTCAATGCAGTAATGTAGTCCAGCTCTCTGCCGTTACTTGTTTTAAAGGCGATAATATCCCCATCATCATTTTTCCTAACCGCTACAAATTCCTCTTTTCCATCTGGATTATCATTCGCTGCCTCTACCTGTGCTTGCTGCTCACTTTGCTGCTTATAATCTTCATAAATTTTCTCATAGTTCTTTTCTTCCATCGTTTCCACCTCCGAACGTATGTTAGTATTTTGAGGATAAAGGGAAATAAATATTCAAAATACACAAAACTGACAAAAAAGGCCCATTATCTAACGTGGTATAATTTACCTAATTGGGGGCGATTAAAATGGAATCAAATAAGGAAAATGTTTGGTTTTTTATTAAAGATTCTCAACAACAAGGACCTGTTTGTTTATTTGAATTAAAGAAGTTAATCGAACAAAGGATATTAACTGGTGACACCTTTGTTTGGAACAAATCAATGGACTGCTGGCAAATGGTAAAAAGTCTTGAAATTTTTTCAGAAAGCATTTTTAAATCAACAAGAATCCACCTACTCCCTGATAAATTCAAAACAAAAGTAGAGTATGAAGAAGCCACCTATCCAAATGGCAGACCTTATGTCCGGTACCTTGCTAGATTTTTCGACCTTTCCATATTCTCCATAGTTTTTATCATTTCTATCTCTATTCTTTTTCCAACATTCATTGCAGAAACTTCAAATTTATTCATATTTATCATTAGTTTAATTCTCTGGATTATCGTTGAACCTGCCATCATTGCTATTTTCGGAAATACTTTTGGAAGGGTTTTCTTAAATACAAAAATCAAAAGCGTGAATGGCGAAAACCTCAATTTCAAAACTGCCTTTAAGAGGAGTTTTTTTGTAAATGTTTTAGGTATGGGACTTGGAATTCCTATATTAAATTTTATTTGTTTCTTTTTATCTTATCGGGATTTAAAGGTTCGTGGAATGTCCACTTGGGACCATAAAATTGGAACCGTTATCTTATATGGAAAGGTTAGTATATCAAGGCTTTGTATTGCTGGAAGCCTTCCAATTGGAATGTTGGCAGCAGGATTTTATATTTAGAGATAATAAAAGTTTCATCTCCTTTTTTACATGACTCCTATTAATCGGTAATAATAGGAATATTAATGTTTATTAAGTTGGAGTGAAGTAGTTTGATGAATTTCGATAAATTCCATCTGCCTATAAAAAATGGAGAGATACTTTCAGAAATAACAGGTAAAAAACTTGATATAGAAAGGGTCATCAAAGAAACAGATCAACTTTTCCATCAATGCCGTGGGAATGAGCCTGTCCCTCAATTCAATAAAGCACCAATACATATTCCTCTTTCGAAAAAGATATTCGAGAGATTGTTTCGATTATTTGCCAAACCCTATAGCATTATGGAGCCTACACAGATTTACGTCAATTCTAAAGGAAATGTTTATCCAGAATGGAAGATTAAACTAGATGATGAGTACGAAAACTTATTAAGAAAAATCACTAGAGAGGTAAATATCGAAGACTTTGGCGGGGTAGGGGACGGAAAAACAGATAACACTGTCGCTTTTAAAAA from Neobacillus sp. CF12 encodes:
- a CDS encoding 2-phosphosulfolactate phosphatase; protein product: MFDQSPYTCRVEWGRRGAREAAERGDIIIIVDVLSFSSTVVSALNYGAVIYPYPPNIDGNDYAQKISAEYILGRAEAAKAGKPTLSPVSFNEEHTNKKYVLTSLNGAFCTWIASKVPALLIGSLLNASSVAAVTNQLRLQMNASVTVIPCGELWSNGKEEEDTLRPAIEDYLGAGAILSYLAGEKSPEAEVCIGAFHHTRSKLEALIWDCGSGRELRERGFGADVKHCSRLNVYQTVPILKSDHFVEYY
- a CDS encoding VOC family protein, which encodes MNRINLITLGVKNILQSLEFYCALGFETSVTDENPGIVFFKNGGTKLALYPLDELAKDINENDPPAGKGFSGITLAFNAKSAEEVDQIFEIVEQAGGRIVKFPQKVFWGGYSGYFSDPDGYYWEVAYAQSWKFDENDMLIIE
- a CDS encoding GNAT family N-acetyltransferase, with amino-acid sequence MHWYEKLNQYFPVEEMKSREHMETLLKERSDIYHKDEGPNHVLMYAELDDFVFIDYLFVSKNARGQGLGHKLIEKMRKKGKPIILEVEPINYEDSDSGKRLHFYKREGFEHANSIGYERRSLATNEINKMEILYWAPNKEAEELIFEAMRKTYDKIHTYKDQHFYGESYQPVEEVLTFTENPKSQNILDEL
- a CDS encoding nucleotidyltransferase domain-containing protein; the encoded protein is MEAYNAAKLFTLNHFPNCLGALLAGSVVRGEATETSDLDIVIFDSNLKSAYRESVIEYGWNIEIFVHNLTSYKDFFKSDCERARPSLPKMVSEGIVIKGNEIIGPIKQKAKELLDQGPEEWSAGTIKIKRYFITDTLDDFIGSTNRAEDIFIANTLAELVSEFVLRTNRQWIGTSKWIVRALRNYDETFACQFVEAFDIFYKTGDKNKIITMVDDSLQPFGGRLFQGFSIGK
- a CDS encoding histidine phosphatase family protein; this translates as MLTLYITRHGETEWNREKRMQGWLDSNLTENGIKNAVSLGERLKETEFAAIFSSPSGRTKATTNLICGDRDIPVIYDENLREIKLGEWEGKTHSSIKEMYQTEFESFWNTPHQFTIDGGETFEETRARAIQVLNRIKKEYKSGNILIVTHSVVIKCLFTFFKNSPIETLWDPPYIHDTSLTIVEMHENELKVVLEGDITHLKTVNFI
- a CDS encoding HIT family protein translates to MECLGCNLANKHLPVHVVFEDEHVCCFLDHEPFNEGHIMILPKKHVYDVEELDETTANSIMKASILLSKAIKKLYHPDGITICQNGGVFNELTHYHMHVVPRYNGQSFADFYSEDDVIIEVETKLMETKMKIIEAVGEILC
- a CDS encoding DUF2085 domain-containing protein, which produces MTADQIVIKLRWLTDIVPCHRMKSRSLTIKGHTLPLCARCTGILLGYLFFPLFLIFELYIPLWLGIVLNLPMVLDGWTQKRQIRMSNNPLRLTTGIISGFGQSILIVSISQSIISFVL
- a CDS encoding DUF3892 domain-containing protein, producing MEEKNYEKIYEDYKQQSEQQAQVEAANDNPDGKEEFVAVRKNDDGDIIAFKTSNGRELDYITALTEAKSGQIAHVDVFHKYGRDIIRSEPDGIKENNLDRLPEF
- a CDS encoding RDD family protein, translated to MESNKENVWFFIKDSQQQGPVCLFELKKLIEQRILTGDTFVWNKSMDCWQMVKSLEIFSESIFKSTRIHLLPDKFKTKVEYEEATYPNGRPYVRYLARFFDLSIFSIVFIISISILFPTFIAETSNLFIFIISLILWIIVEPAIIAIFGNTFGRVFLNTKIKSVNGENLNFKTAFKRSFFVNVLGMGLGIPILNFICFFLSYRDLKVRGMSTWDHKIGTVILYGKVSISRLCIAGSLPIGMLAAGFYI